A genomic window from Camelina sativa cultivar DH55 chromosome 2, Cs, whole genome shotgun sequence includes:
- the LOC104747958 gene encoding protein PHOSPHATE STARVATION RESPONSE 3-like, whose protein sequence is MKNPIVRSYVRSKVPRLRWNSELHNSFVQAVEQLGGENRATPKMVLQLMDAKGLSISHVKSHLQMYRSMKLEESMQEEILAKRSVRVTGQVTWWQFQQYLHNYQRLRGNTNFFQNQQRQEEEMYENIITFGESSNGTEEVPSDYFTCKSLYESSKAQLNKTRDDDENGDVVVAIDDDGNVVDQHDDDDDDDDNDGTLSLNLIKTSKGEEELSLELTLGLKA, encoded by the exons atgaaaaacccAATCGTTAGATCTTATGTTAGATCAAAAGTGCCGCGGTTGCGATGGAACTCCGAGCTTCACAACTCTTTTGTTCAAGCAGTTGAACAACTCGGTGGAGAAAATA GAGCAACTCCGAAGATGGTTTTGCAGTTAATGGATGCCAAAGGACTCTCAATATCACATGTAAAGAGTCATCTTCAG ATGTATAGGAGCATGAAGCTGGAAGAATCTATGCAAG AAGAGATATTAGCAAAGAGAAGTGTTAGAGTGACAGGACAAGTAACTTGGTGGCAATTTCAACAGTACCTTCATAACTACCAACGGCTTCGAGGCAATacaaacttttttcaaaatcaacaaag GCAAGAAGAGGAAATGTATGAAAACATTATAACATTTGGTGAATCAAGTAATGGAACTGAGGAAGTACCAAGTGACTATTTTACCTGCAAGTCTCTCTATGAATCATCAAAG GCCCAGCTTAATAAAAccagagatgatgatgaaaatggtgatgttgttgttgctattgatgatgatggtaatgTTGTTGAtcaacatgatgatgatgatgatgatgatgacaatgatGGTACTTTGTcgttaaacttaataaaaacttcaaaaggtgaagaagaatTGTCTCTTGAGCTCACTCTTGGTCTCAAAGCATAA
- the LOC104716815 gene encoding putative Myb family transcription factor At1g14600, which translates to MRDSVVRSYIRSETPRTKWTEDRHNLFVHIVEYLGGEMTATPKKILDNMNVRDLTISQVKSHLQMYRINKKEEDSIKERRMIRQINRRHSQKYLKISEHVRDAIQNQQRLQLDSTEKVTPMEVSCKSLYQSSRVGPNENIDNDVNVDGDGANGEEDMSLELTLGLKY; encoded by the exons atgaGAGACTcggttgttagatcttacatTAGATCAGAAACGCCTCGTACGAAATGGACCGAAGATCGTCACAACCTTTTTGTTCACATTGTAGAATACCTCGGTGGCGAAATGA CGGCAACACCTAAGAAAATTTTGGATAATATGAATGTGAGAGACCTTACAATATCACAAGTGAAAAGCCATCTCCAG ATGTATAGGatcaacaagaaagaagaagattctatAAAAG AAAGGAGAATGATAAGGCAAATAAATAGGAGGCACTCTCAAAAATACCTTAAGATCTCTGAACATGTTCGAGATGCTATCCAAAATCAACAAAG GCTACAATTGGATAGTACTGAGAAAGTAACTCCAATGGAAGTATCTTGCAAGTCTCTGTATCAATCTTCAAGg GTGGGACCAAATGAAAACATAGACAATGATGTTAatgttgatggtgatggtgcAAATGGTGAAGAAGACATGTCCCTTGAGCTCACTCTTGGTCTGAAGTACTAA
- the LOC104716826 gene encoding 110 kDa U5 small nuclear ribonucleoprotein component CLO — MDDSLYDEFGNYIGPEIESDRESDDGVEEDEDKQPEENGHGSDGEQGGSNGWITTINDVEMENQIVLPEDKKYYPTAEEVYGEDVETLVMDEDEQPLEQPIIKPVRDIRFEVGVKDQSTYVSTQFLIGLMSNPALMRNVALVGHLQHGKTVFMDMLVEQTHHMSTFNVKNEKHMKYTDTRVDEQERNISIKAVPMSLVLEDSRSKSYLCNIMDTPGHVNFSDEMTASLRLADGAVLIVDAAEGVMVNTERAIRHAIQDRLPIVVVINKVDRLITELKLPPRDAYYKLRHTIEVINNHISVASTTAGNLPLIDPAAGNVCFASGTAGWSFTLQSFAKMYAKLHGVAMDVEKFASRLWGDVYYHPDTRVFKKNPPVGGGERAFVQFILEPLYKIYSQVIGEHKKSVETTLAELGVTLSNSAYKLNVRPLLRLACSSVFGSASGFTDMLVKHIPSPREAAARKVGHAYTGPTDSPIYESMVECDPSGPLMVNVTKLYPKSDTSVFDVFGRVYSGRLQTGQSVRVLGEGYSPDDEEDMTRKEVTKLWIYQARYRIPVSSAPPGSWVLIEGVDASIMKTATLCDSIYDEDVHIFRALQFNTLSVVKTATEPLNPSELPKMVEGLRKISKSYPLAITKVEESGEHTILGTGELYLDSIMKDLRELYSEVEVKVADPVVSFCETVVESSSMKCFAETPNKKNKITMIAEPLDRGLAEDIESGIVSIDWNRKQLGDFFKTKYDWDLLAARSIWAFGPDKQGPNILLDDTLPTEVDRNLMMAVKDSIVQGFQWGAREGPLCDEPIRNVKFKIVDARIAPEPLHRGSGQMIPTARRVAYSAFLMATPRLMEPVYYVEIQTPIDCVTAIYTVLSRRRGHVTSDVPQPGTPAYIVKAFLPVIESFGFETDLRYHTQGQAFCVSVFDHWAIVPGDPLDKSIQLRPLEPAPIQHLAREFMVKTRRRKGMSEDVSGNKFFDEAMMVELAQQTGDLHLQMM, encoded by the exons ATGGATGATAGTTTGTATGATGAGTTTGGTAACTACATTGGACCTGAGATTGAGTCTGACAGAGAGAGTGACGAtggagtagaagaagatgaagataagCAGCCTGAAGAAAATGGTCATGGATCTGATGGTGAACAAGGAGGTTCAAATGGCTGGATTACCACAATCAATGATGTTGAGATGGAGAACCAGATTGTTCTTCCTGAGGATAAGAAGTATTACCCTACTGCAGAGGAGGTTTATGGTGAGGATGTTGAGACCTTGGTTATGGATGAAGATGAACAGCCTCTTGAGCAACCCATTATCAAACCTGTTAGAGATATCAGATTTGAGGTCGGAGTCAAGGATCAGTCAACGTACGTGTCAACTCAGTTTCTTATCGGCCTCATGTCTAATCCCGCCCTTATGAGGAATGTTGCTCTTGTGGGTCATCTACAGCATGGGAAAACTGTCTTCATGGATATGTTGGTAGAGCAGACGCATCATATGTCTACTTTTAATGTTAAAAACGAGAAGCATATGAAATATACAGACACGCGAGTCGATGAGCAGGAGAGAAATATCTCAATCAAGGCCGTTCCAATGTCCCTTGTTCTTGAGGACAGTAGATCCAAATCATACCTGTGCAATATCATGGATACTCCTGGACATGTCAATTTCTCTGACGAAATGACTGCTTCTTTAAGACTTGCCGATGGTGCTGTTCTCATTGTTGATGCTGCTGAAGGAGTCATG GTAAACACAGAGAGAGCTATTCGGCATGCAATCCAGGACCGTCTCCCTATTGTTGTTGTGATCAATAAG GTTGACAGGCTCATAACTGAGCTCAAACTTCCTCCAAGGGATGCTTACTACAAGCTTAGACATACAATTGAAGTCATTAATAACCACATATCTGTTGCTTCAACAACTGCTGGAAACTTACCCCTTATAGACCCTGCAGCTGGAAATGTATGTTTTGCCAGTGGGACAGCTGGATGGTCTTTCACATTGCAATCTTTTGCTAAAATGTATGCCAAGCTACATGGGGTGGCCATGGACGTGGAGAAGTTTGCATCTCGACTTTGGGGAGATGTTTATTATCATCCTGATACTAGGGTATTCAAGAAAAATCCTCCAGTAGGTGGTGGAGAAAGAGCATTTGTTCAGTTTATTCTGGAGCCTCTATACAAAATATACAGCCAAGTGATAGGTGAACATAAGAAGAGTGTGGAGACCACCCTTGCAGAATTAGGAGTGACTCTGAGTAATAGTGCATATAAGCTAAACGTCAGACCTCTACTTAGGTTAGCCTGTAGCTCAGTTTTTGGTTCGGCATCAGGGTTCACTGATATGTTGGTAAAGCACATTCCTTCTCCTAGAGAGGCTGCAGCTAGGAAAGTCGGTCATGCATACACTGGGCCAACAGATTCCCCCATTTATGAGTCAATGGTAGAATGTGACCCATCTGGACCTCTCATGGTTAATGTGACAAAGCTGTACCCTAAATCAGATACTAGTGTGTTTGATGTGTTTGGAAGAGTTTATAGTGGTAGGCTTCAAACAGGGCAAAGCGTACGTGTACTAGGAGAAGGGTATTCACCTGATGATGAGGAGGACATGACTAGAAAAGAAGTGACCAAGCTATGGATATATCAAGCAAGGTATAGAATACCAGTAAGCAGTGCCCCTCCTGGTTCATGGGTTCTAATTGAAGGTGTTGATGCGTCCATCATGAAAACTGCAACTCTGTGTGATTCAATTTACGATGAAGATGTCCACATATTCCGAGCGCTCCAATTTAATACCCTCTCAGTAGTGAAGACTGCTACTGAGCCTTTGAATCCTAGTGAGCTGCCCAAAATGGTGGAAGGGCttagaaaaattagcaaaagCTATCCCCTTGCGATTACCAAAGTCGAGGAGTCTGGAGAACATACTATTCTAGGCACGGGAGAGTTGTACTTAGACTCCATCATGAAGGACCTCAGGGAGCTCTATTCAGAGGTCGAAGTAAAG GTTGCAGATCCGGTGGTCTCCTTCTGTGAGACAGTGGTTGAATCTTCGTCGATGAAGTGTTTTGCTGAGActccaaacaaaaagaacaaaataacaatG ATTGCAGAGCCATTGGACAGAGGGCTTGCAGAGGACATTGAGAGTGGCATCGTAAGCATTGACTGGAACAGGAAACAACTCGGGGACTTCTTCAAGACGAAGTATGACTGGGATCTACTTGCTGCACGTTCCATTTGGGCTTTTGGTCCTGACAAACAG GGGCCAAATATTTTATTGGATGACACCCTCCCAACTGAGGTCGACAGGAACTTGATGATGGCAGTGAAAGACTCCATTGTTCAAGG GTTCCAGTGGGGTGCCCGTGAAGGTCCCCTCTGTGATGAGCCCATAAGAAATGTAAAGTTCAAGATTGTTGATGCACGGATAGCACCAGAGCCGCTGCATAGAGGATCTGGTCAGATGATTCCAACAGCAAGACGTGTTGCATATTCAGCCTTCCTTATGGCAACTCCAAGGCTGATGGAACCTGTGTACTATGTTGAG ATACAAACACCAATCGACTGTGTTACTGCAATCTACACAGTATTGTCACGTAGACGTGGGCACGTCACATCTGATGTTCCTCAGCCTGGTACTCCCGCTTACATTGTGAAG GCTTTTCTACCTGTGATAGAATCGTTTGGGTTTGAGACAGACCTGAGGTACCACACACAGGGACAAGCTTTCTGCGTGTCTGTGTTTGATCACTGGGCCATTGTGCCAGGAGACCCTCTTGACAAAAGCATCCAACTGCGTCCACTTGAGCCCGCCCCTATTCAGCACCTAGCTCGCGAATTCATGGTCAAGACC